A genome region from Brassica oleracea var. oleracea cultivar TO1000 chromosome C2, BOL, whole genome shotgun sequence includes the following:
- the LOC106327825 gene encoding mitoferrin, whose translation MASGKGPFKKGQPSIKHSCNFAEAKRKLSKISDHEHVEYLPQRHTRSRGSSKLSQMLSRDALISAVDLMWDRSDRTGSPAEEEANKSQLVRVSEKMCYRQSSEARWERDKLYSWMEGVAPSITRLHKGDAEFEKIESCYAEEGHSNPRGPLLEPSRSMDANSLFLLYKDRCANKRGVNIISSRCSSTDCPSKLSSPSGTNPREDTLSMLEGDRKDLENEACLSSTYAFAKHRHAFAGALAGVSVSLCLHPLDTVKTMIQSCRFQDKSLCYTGRSIISERGVSGLYRGIASNIASSAPISALYTFTYESVKGALLPVFPKEYCSLAHCVAGGSASVATSFIFTPSERIKQQMQVSSHYRNCWTALVGIIQKGGLLSLYAGWSAVLCRNIPHSIIKFYVYENMKRMVLPSIGPCGQAAQPTTLQTLVCGGLAGSAAAFFTTPFDVVKTRLQTQIPGSKTQHPSVYQALQSIRKREGPRGLYRGLIPRLVMYMSQGAIFFASYEFYRSILSLEDLSARWHKTKDGDNPNPL comes from the exons ATGGCTTCTGGGAAAGGCCCTTTTAAAAAGGGTCAACCTTCGATTAAGCATAGTTGCAACTTCGCTGAGGCTAAGAGGAAGCTGTCAAAGATCAGTGATCATGAACATGTTGAGTATCTTCCCCAGAGGCACACCAGATCAAGAGGATCTTCAAAGTTGAGTCAAATGTTGAGCAGAGATGCGCTGATATCAGCAGTTGACTTGATGTGGGATCGCTCCGATAGAACAGGTTCGCCTGCTGAAGAAGAGGCTAATAAGTCTCAGTTGGTGAGAGTTTCCGAGAAGATGTGCTATAGGCAATCTTCGGAGGCTAGATGGGAGAGAGACAAACTGTACAGCTGGATGGAAGGAGTAGCTCCCTCTATTACCAGGCTTCATAAGGGAGATGCTGAGTTTGAGAAGATAGAAAGTTGCTATGCTGAGGAGGGCCACTCAAATCCAAGGGGTCCTCTTTTAGAACCATCCAGATCTATGGATGCCAACTCTCTCTTTCTACTTTACAAAGATAGGTGTGCCAATAAGAGAGGAGTGAACATAATAAGCTCCAGATGTAGTAGCACGGACTGCCCTTCTAAGCTTTCTTCTCCTTCAGGGACTAACCCACGCGAAGACACCTTATCCATGCTTGAGGGAGATAGAAAAGACCTAGAGAATGAAGCTTGTTTGTCCTCTACTTACGCCTTTGCTAAACATCGGCATGCTTTTGCCGGTGCCTTGGCTGGTGTCAGCGTCAGTCTTTGTCTTCACCCACTTGATACAGTCAAGACAATGATTCAATCATGCCGCTTCCAAGACAAGTCTCTATGCTATACCGGGAGATCAATCATATCTGAAAGAG GTGTTTCTGGACTTTATCGGGGGATTGCTAGCAACATTGCCTCATCAGCTCCTATCTCTGCCCTTTATACATTCACTTATGAATCAGTTAAAGGAGCTCTGCTCCCTGTTTTCCCTAAG GAATATTGCTCTCTTGCCCACTGTGTAGCCGGGGGTTCCGCAAGCGTTGCAACTTCTTTTATCTTCACGCCAAGTGAGCGTATCAAACAGCAGATGCAAGTCAGTTCACATTATCGCAACTGCTG GACTGCATTAGTTGGAATCATCCAGAAAGGTGGTCTACTTTCTTTATATGCTGGATGGAGTGCAGTGCTTTGTAGAAATATCCCTCACTCGATCATTAAG TTCTATGTTTATGAAAACATGAAGCGAATGGTATTACCATCCATAGGTCCTTGTGGTCAAGCGGCTCAACCCACAACATTGCAAACG CTCGTCTGTGGAGGACTAGCGGGATCTGCTGCTGCCTTTTTCACAACCCCATTTGATGTAGTGAAAACAAGATTACAAACTCAG ATTCCTGGATCTAAGACCCAACATCCTAGTGTGTATCAAGCTCTTCAATCAATACGGAAACGAGAAGGTCCACGAGGGCTATACAG AGGTTTGATCCCCAGACTGGTGATGTACATGTCCCAAGGAGCTATATTCTTTGCTTCATATGAATTTTACAGGAGTATACTCTCTCTAGAAGATCTCTCTGCTCGCTGGCACAAAACAAAAGATGGAGATAACCCTAACCCATTATAG